The nucleotide sequence ttttttttgattctttttattatttattctttcattctttacttcttttttttttctttattttcgaagaaatcgtCCGCACGAAAGTATTTCGATTGTCAAGAAATGTTAATATTGCGATAAGATTATTAAGCTGACGAAATGTTTTTAGTAAATTCAATCGTTTGGGGAAAGAATTGATTCGCGTATGCCAACGATTGGTTCGACGATGAGATAAGAACTATTCCACGATGATGGATATTTATCGGAAGATGTTTAGTTTTAATCGAAAGCGAGATTCGAGATATGTTACACCGACAGAGATaacatcgttttctttctctgttgaAGAGAGCCATTGGTAAGCTGTAATAGGTAAGTAAGAGTTAtcgggaaaaagaaaagtaaagagataAATGAGAAGGAGTTgggcaaaaaaagaaaaaggaaaaaagagtaagCGGGTAGAGGTATAAACGAAAAgagcataaaaaagaaaagagaaagatataaatccCGTATGGTAGGATAGCtcgaataatttgaatatgGCGGAAAAAGATGTGTCCGCGCGGCGAACAGTGCTGCCAGCACGGAAGTATACGGTGACGCTATGCTCAGCTTCGCTCCCTCCAAAACCCGCGCGTACATTGGCAACATTGTTTTTTGGTAgtttacaaataaaatggCCGATATATGAGGCTATTTTGTATGGACAATAAAATAtggaattttgtaaaattaatgacGGTCGGTCGCGTACATGTGCGAGTTAATGTGGAAAAGCCGCGTCGTAAAGTACGGTAAAATATCGTGGAGTGTAAGTGAGCGTGTGGGAGTGCCGTTAGAGAAAGGTGGAGGTTGTCTTCGAAGACCCGTGGACGCCGCAGGCCCGAGAAGACCGATAGGAAGAATCGGTGAGGCGGTACGATCTAGAGAGTACCGTGGGGACCGCCGTATTAATTTCGGTGGCGCACGGTGGCGCGGCAAACTATAGAAAAACACGGCTCTAGAATAGGCGAACTCGGGTTCTGCGGGTGCACACGGGGCCCCCTCTGCCGCCTGCACCAAATTTTCGGGGACCCTCGCCTCCGCCACCCGGAGGCTGCGTGCGTCGGAGCCAGAGGGGACGAAGCGCGCCAACATAGAATTTCGAACCATTTACATATCGTATGCCACGCATGACCACCACGAGGTCTTGATAGACCCCTGGTGCTCCTTTATCACATACCAACTTGGGACTGTCTGCGAGTACTTTCAATGATCCTGGTATTACACTCATAAGTGATCGGTTACATCTTACTCGGACAGATATGTTACCCAAAGTACGTAATCAAGAACAAGATACTGGAGTGTGACCGGTACGTTAACTTAGACCCaatcaaaatatttccatCCGATCAATTTGTCGTAGTGGAGAGCATTGGTACGGAGGATGCGTTGACAGAGACAGAGGGGCCTACCGATATAGCCTCCAGCCAAAACAACCCCTCCATCGTTACCCTTGCAAATATGTGTACAACCCCTGGCAACGCTGGCGCAGGATTCGGGTATGCCTGGTCCTTTGGTGGGCCTGGTACCGAAACCCGAGAGAACGCACAGAGCGAGCTCGCTACCAATATTAGTTACGCCGTTAATAACAATCAGGACCAAGGTTCCAGTCAAAAGATACAGGTCGATATCAAACCGGCAAAAAACGTTAATAGTGCTCATCGCAGACCTATGTTCGCTATGAACGAAAGTTGTCAACAAACTCCTACTACCCACCACGGTCACACAGGCGGAGCTCATAATCAAACGCATGGTTCTCACGTTCGCACTAAAAAGCATCACGACGTTTTTCCATTGAATTGTGAAAAGGGAGGCTGTCAGTGTGACGCTTCGCAACCAACGCCTCCACCTTCTCTATTTTCAAATACCTTAGTTTTTACTACAGCCGACAAGCATGCCATGAGTAAGCATTTCATGACACCGCTTGGACCTTTGCAGCTTACTGCAGAAGAGtgcaatgaaattttaatgaaaagggCAGCAGCTGCATCTAATCAAGCAAATGCCAACAATGTTACTACCAGTCAAACGGACGGCACAGCTCACTTTGGACACGTATTGACTCATGTAAACACTACTCAAATCGAGACTAAAGTTAAGCAACAGCAAGATATGGGGAGCCAAGTTCGTGTACCTAAGGAAAGACCATATTCTTGTTCCGAATGTGGGAAGTCATTTTTACTAAAGCATCATTTAACGACGCATGCAAGAGTACATACAGGAGAAAGACCTCATATATGCGTTCACTGTGGCAAGAGTTTCGCTCACAAACATTGTCTTCATACCCACTTGCTGTTACACAGTGCAGAAAGACCTTATCAATGTCGAGAATGTAAAAAGTCCTTTACGTTAAAACATCACCTTGTAACGCATACTCGGGTACacacgagagagagaccatTCGTTTGCCAGGAATGTGGAAGAGCGTTTCCTCTTAAACGCCATTTAGTCACCCATAGTAAATTTCATTCTGGAGAAAGGCCATTTGTTTGCGAAGAATGTGGAGAATCCTTCTCGCAGAAGGATCACTTGACGATGCATTCGCGCTTCCACGGCAGTTTACATCCATTTGTTTGTCATGATTGTGGGGCTACGTTTCAAAGGAAGTTTGAACTAGTAAACCATGGTCGGTTACATGGTAGAATTCCACATTCGTGTACTGTTTGTGGTAAAGAATTTTTACAGAAGAGAACGCTATTAGCACACATGCGTTTACATACAGGAGAGACACCTTTCGCTTGCACCGTTTGTGGAGAGGCATTCCCGCGTAAAGTAGATTTAGTTACGCACTCCAAGATTCACAATAACAATACGAGTACAGATGAGAAATCTCTTACATGCAGGTATGTCAGATGCATAAACGAGGACGGAAAGTGTCGGAAGTATTAAGATCTAACCTTGCGCGTGGCACTTGCGAAGGTATCCCAACGATAACATCAAGTTTATTATTTCAGGGAGTGCG is from Vespula vulgaris chromosome 22, iyVesVulg1.1, whole genome shotgun sequence and encodes:
- the LOC127071562 gene encoding LOW QUALITY PROTEIN: gastrula zinc finger protein XlCGF57.1-like (The sequence of the model RefSeq protein was modified relative to this genomic sequence to represent the inferred CDS: deleted 2 bases in 1 codon); translated protein: MESIGTEDALTETEGPTDIASSQNNPSIVTLANMCTTPGNAGAGFGYAWSFGGPGTETRENAQSELATNISYAVNNNQDQGSSQKIQVDIKPAKNVNSAHRRPMFAMNESCQQTPTTHHGHTGGAHNQTHGSHVRTKKHHDVFPLNCEKGGCQCDASQPTPPPSLFSNTLVFTTADKHAMSKHFMTPLGPLQLTAEECNEILMKRAAAASNQANANNVTTSQTDGTAHFGHVLTHVNTTQIETKVKQQQDMGSQVRVPKERPYSCSECGKSFLLKHHLTTHARVHTGERPHICVHCGKSFAHKHCLHTHLLLHSAERPYQCRECKKSFTLKHHLVTHTRVHTRERPFVCQECGRAFPLKRHLVTHSKFHSGERPFVCEECGESFSQKDHLTMHSRFHGSLHPFVCHDCGATFQRKFELVNHGRLHGRIPHSCTVCGKEFLQKRTLLAHMRLHTGETPRLHRLWRGIPA